From the genome of Candidatus Atribacteria bacterium ADurb.Bin276, one region includes:
- the ntpG gene encoding V-type sodium ATPase subunit G: MSKVKVAFVGGEENSLCFRGMGFDVFSVNSFEALNNVLPTLRREKYSMIFSEWKFYNQIKKQFEDIRSEALPAILGIPTNPNEMGQGSKYISRLVEMAIGSNIMLQGEE; encoded by the coding sequence ATGAGTAAGGTAAAGGTTGCCTTTGTTGGTGGAGAAGAGAATTCTCTTTGCTTTCGTGGAATGGGATTTGATGTATTCTCGGTAAATTCTTTCGAAGCATTGAATAATGTCCTACCCACTTTGAGGAGAGAAAAATACTCAATGATTTTCTCCGAATGGAAATTTTACAACCAAATAAAAAAACAATTTGAAGACATACGCTCTGAAGCCCTGCCAGCCATTTTGGGAATACCAACCAACCCCAATGAAATGGGTCAAGGATCGAAGTATATTTCTCGTTTGGTTGAAATGGCGATTGGGAGCAATATTATGCTTCAGGGAGAGGAATGA
- the ntpA gene encoding V-type sodium ATPase catalytic subunit A — MNVEKEMNGFILSVNGPVVIAQNLSDAKMYDMVKVGAKKLVGEIIGIHNQEVTIQVYEETAGLQPGEPVETTHEPLSVELGPGLISNIFDGTQRPLEIILKSSGNFIARGVEASALDRNKKWDFKPLVTNGTQVQAGDIIGETQESTTIVHKVMIPPGISGTLVEIKTGSFTVVEPIATIQTNGGEKISITMLQRWPVRTGRPFASKLILEEPLITGQRVIDLFFPIAKGGVACIPGPFGSGKTVVQHQLAKWANADVIVFIGCGERGNEMTDVLMEFPELIDPYTGEPLMKRTVLIANTSNMPVAAREASVYTGITIAEYYRDMGYNVALMADSTSRWAEAMREISGRLEEMPGDEGFPAYLGSRIASFYERAGKVKCQGSDDRYGSLSVIGAVSPPGGDLSEPVTQNTLRVVQVFWGLEDKLAYKRHFPAINWLQSYSIYVQNLEAYWKQNVAPDFAQLRSEALRLLQQEAELEEIVRLVGVESLSFKERFVLEITRSIREDFLQQNAFVDIDTFTTLRKQYLMMKVILSYYQEGMKALDQGYSLKEILALPARERIARMKFVPEEELSKIENLIIEIQDQVKAKMRGEVESNV; from the coding sequence ATGAACGTGGAAAAAGAAATGAATGGATTCATATTGAGCGTAAACGGCCCGGTAGTCATTGCTCAAAATCTTTCCGATGCCAAAATGTATGATATGGTTAAAGTTGGAGCTAAGAAATTGGTCGGTGAAATTATCGGGATCCACAATCAAGAAGTTACTATTCAGGTTTACGAAGAAACCGCTGGCCTACAACCCGGAGAACCGGTTGAGACGACTCATGAACCTTTGAGTGTCGAACTTGGCCCCGGTTTAATATCCAACATTTTTGATGGAACTCAGCGACCTCTTGAAATCATCTTAAAATCCTCTGGAAACTTTATCGCACGAGGAGTAGAAGCATCAGCTTTGGATCGGAATAAAAAGTGGGATTTCAAACCCCTGGTTACCAACGGTACTCAGGTCCAAGCCGGTGATATTATTGGAGAAACTCAGGAAAGCACCACCATTGTTCATAAGGTCATGATTCCTCCAGGAATTTCAGGAACTTTAGTTGAAATAAAAACCGGATCCTTTACGGTTGTCGAGCCAATTGCCACCATCCAAACTAATGGAGGAGAGAAAATATCGATTACCATGTTACAGCGTTGGCCGGTTCGAACTGGTCGCCCCTTTGCCAGTAAGCTCATTTTAGAAGAACCTCTTATCACTGGCCAGCGAGTTATTGACCTCTTCTTTCCCATCGCCAAGGGAGGAGTTGCTTGCATCCCAGGACCCTTCGGAAGTGGTAAAACCGTGGTACAGCATCAGCTGGCCAAATGGGCTAATGCCGATGTCATCGTATTCATTGGATGCGGAGAACGGGGAAACGAAATGACCGACGTTTTGATGGAGTTTCCCGAGTTAATCGATCCCTATACCGGTGAACCTTTGATGAAAAGAACGGTACTAATCGCCAACACTTCGAACATGCCGGTTGCTGCCCGTGAAGCTTCAGTTTATACCGGTATTACCATTGCCGAGTATTACCGAGACATGGGTTATAACGTTGCTCTGATGGCTGATTCCACCTCCCGATGGGCAGAAGCCATGCGAGAAATTTCCGGACGTTTAGAAGAAATGCCTGGAGATGAAGGTTTCCCAGCCTATTTAGGAAGCCGAATAGCCAGTTTCTATGAAAGAGCTGGAAAAGTGAAATGCCAAGGTTCTGATGACCGCTATGGTTCGCTCAGTGTTATTGGAGCAGTTTCACCTCCAGGTGGAGACCTTTCCGAGCCAGTCACTCAAAACACCCTTCGAGTGGTGCAAGTGTTTTGGGGATTAGAAGATAAACTGGCTTATAAACGGCATTTCCCTGCCATCAATTGGTTGCAAAGCTATTCAATTTATGTTCAAAACTTAGAAGCCTACTGGAAGCAAAATGTCGCACCTGATTTTGCCCAACTGCGCAGTGAAGCCTTGCGCCTTCTCCAGCAGGAAGCCGAATTAGAAGAAATCGTTCGTCTGGTTGGCGTAGAGTCGCTTTCATTTAAAGAGCGTTTTGTTTTGGAAATTACCCGCTCTATTCGAGAAGACTTCTTACAACAGAATGCATTCGTAGATATCGATACCTTTACCACTTTACGAAAACAATACTTAATGATGAAAGTGATTTTGAGTTATTACCAAGAAGGTATGAAAGCTCTTGATCAGGGATATTCTCTTAAAGAAATTCTTGCTCTACCGGCTCGAGAACGAATTGCCCGGATGAAATTTGTCCCTGAAGAAGAATTATCGAAAATAGAAAATTTAATTATAGAAATTCAAGATCAAGTAAAAGCCAAAATGAGGGGGGAGGTTGAAAGTAATGTATAA